The Methanocella arvoryzae MRE50 DNA window GACGTAGCCCCTTATATCTACGACAAGGACGTGGAGTGGATCCGGGTCAACGTGCCGGACAAGGCCAACGAGATCCGCATTTTACTGGAGGCGATCGTGGAGGACCGGGCGAAGAAGCTGTTCGAGATGGGCGTTATCTACTCCAAGAACATCGTCCTGAACAAGAAGGAATTATTACTCTTACAGCAGCGACTCCAGGCCGCCATTGCCCGAGGCAGCAGCCCCGAGAGCTACAAGGCGATCTCCGTGGTGGCGGAGATCATGAAGGTCGGCCATGCCATCGACCTCATCCAGACGCAGGGCGTGCTCCCGCTGCGCCGCTATTTTGAGAGGATGAAGGAAGAGGCCAGTACGAAGGGCGGAAGCAAGGCAACCCGAAGGCTGTTCGAGGACGCCCGGCTGCAGCACGCGATGCGAGTCACGAACGAGACTGACGAGGTCAACCCCAAGACTGAGAAGGTCGCAGAGATCGTGCTGGAGCAGCTCCAGGCGAATCCGGCCTCGAAAGTGATCGTCTTCACCAACTACCGGGACACCGCTGATGTGGTGGCGAAGCGGCTGGCCGAGGTAGAGGGTATAAAGCCCGTACGGTTCGTCGGCCAGGCCTCGAAGCTGAACGACAAAGGGCTGAGCCAGAAGAAGCAGGTGGAGATCCTCGACAGGTTCCGGGCGGGGGAGTACAACACTCTTATCGCGACGTCAGTCGCAGAGGAAGGGCTGGACATCCCGTCCACTGATCTAGTTCTATTCTACGAGCCGGTGCCCTCCGAAATAAGGAGCATCCAGCGCCGGGGCCGGACCGGGAGGAACACGGTCGGCCGGGTGGTGGTGCTGATCTCCAAAGGCACGAGGGACGAGGCTGCCTACAGGTCGAGCCAGAGCAAGGAGCGGAAGATGTACAAGACCATGCAGAACATGAAGGACGGAGAGGCCATGGCCGGCATGCTGGAGCACAATTCGGAGTTTTCACAGGCTACTATTGACGACATCGCAGAGGAGCCGCCCGTGGAGGATGCCGCCGTGATGACGGGAGGCAGCAGCACGGTCAGCCTGCAGCCCCCGTCACCTGCATCTGCGAGCCAGGCGAAGCTGGAGCTGTTCGCCGCCCGGGATAATGGCGTTACCGTGCTCACGGACACCAGGGAGATGCGCTCCCAGGTCGTCAAAAAGCTTGAGGAGCACGGAGCGAAGCTGGACTTCAGGACGCTTGAGGTCGGGGACTATGTACTGTCAGACAGGGTCTGCATCGAGCGGAAGACCACAGACGATTTCCTGAGCACGATTTTCGACGCCAACAGAAACATGTTTGAGCAGATCATCAACATGAAACACGAGTTCCTCCGGCCCATGCTGATCATCGAAGGCTCAGGCCTGTATACGAAGCGCCGCATCAGCCCCGCCGCCATCCAGGGCATCATCGCCTCCATCACCATCGACTACGGCGTCCCAGTCCTGTTCACGGCGGACGAGGCGGAAACGGCGTCGTACATCTACAGCATCGCCCGCCGGGAGCAGGTGGACCGCAAGAGGAGCGTCCACCCCCACGCTACCAAAGCCAGCCAGACTTTGCCCGAGCGGCAGGAGTACCTTGTTTCGGCGATATCCGAAGTAGGCCCGGTCATCGCGAAAAATTTATTGCGGCACTTCGGCAGCGTCAAAAAGATAGCGGAAGCTTCGGCCGAAGAGCTGACCGCTGTCGAGCGAGTCGGGCCCAAGACCGCCGCCCGCATCCGGGAGATCATGGATGCCGAGTACAGGCCAAGGGAATGAAGATTTTTCCAGGATTCCAACCTGGTTTCGGCGCCAGGCCGCCTCGTATTTAGTTCGCAAAAAATCAGGTGATGATCGGAGCCTTGATCAGGCATAGGTGATGAAAAACTGGCGGTTCTCAGTTTCTGCGCTAGTAAAGCCGCCAAGCACTCGCCTCATGAAAACTGGTTTTTCAAGTAAAGCCGATGAAAAACTCCTGGAGGTTGGGGAGTTCCCGGGAGGTCTAGGAGGATTTTCAGGCTGGGAGGTTGGGGAGGGTGGAGAGGTCTGAGAGGAGGATTGGGAGTGTGGAAAGGTTTGGGAGGATTTTTTAAAGATATTCTCTCTGACCTCCGGGTACTTACATAACCTCCTCTCTGACCTCCATGACCTCCTTGACCTCCCAGCTTGAACGTTCTCTCTATACTCCGTGAACCTCTCCGACCTCCCCTCCGACCTCTCAACACCTCCCGGACCCAGATTTTTCATGGAACGCCAAGGGGCCAAGCTCGCCAAGGGGCCAAGCACTCGCTAATGAAAGGTGTGTTTTCAAGTAGAGGAATTGAAAAATAGAAATAGCTCGGCCCCGGGAGGCCTCGGTTTTAAATCGCAATCAGCACGGTTCGACCCTTCGGTCGCGACGGCGCAACGACGCAAAGACGCCAAGTTTTTCCTGTTATTCCTTTGCGTCGTTGCGCCCTTGCGCCTTAGCGATCTAAGAACAAGGCGGCCTGGCGCCGACGATATCCATATTTTTCATAGAACGCCAAGTAGCCAAGCACGCCAAGCTATAATTTTATTGATCGGCGCTGTTCCGATCGAAAAAGTCCCTGGCGTGCCCGGCCTCTTGGCGTTCCGTGAAAAATTAGCTCTTGGCGAGCTTGGCACCTTGGCGCTCTTGGCGGTATTTTCGACTCACACAGGGCCAACTTACAATTTTTCACAGCTTCTACCTGAATATCCATTTTTCATAAGGCGAGTGCTTGGCGACCTTGCGTCTTTGCGCCCTTGCGAACTAAAATCAATAAATCGAGCGTTTACGGTTTAAGGCTACTTATAACTACTCTTCCAGCTCCAGCACATACTGGTCGAAGATCGACGTCTGCCTGAACCCCATTTTCCTGTACAGTCCAATGGCAGGCTCGTTATCCAGCGTTACGGCGAGCACGATCTGCCTGCGGCCGAGCATGGCGCTTTTACTGATCAGGTTCTCCAGCATTTTGCCGCCGATCCCTTTTCCCCTGTGTGAGCTGTCGACGGCGATGTCGAGGATGAGGACGCTGCCGTCCGCGATCTGGGAGGAGAGGAGTAAGCCGACTACCTGATCGTCGATGGTCGCCACGAGGGACAGCTCGGGCAGGAACAATCCGTGGCGGTCCTGCAGGATGCTGAGGAGCAGGGTGCGGCAGCCTTCGGGAGAGCCGAACAGCGGATAGACGGCCCGGTCGAAGGCTTCGGACGCCTCGTACATGAGCCGGCAGACGTCCTCAAAATAGCTGGTGCTCCAGGGCAGGACGTTAACGCCGGGGTCGGGCTTGTACAGGAAAATTTCAGCCTCGTCCACACTTCTGGTCATGCTCATGCGGGGCACTTTCCGGAAGCCCATATCTATCGCCGCGACGGCAAACCGGTCTGCCCCGGGCCCTGAGAAGCCGCTGCGCACTGCCCGGACGGCCTGATCAGACAGGACATCCAGAATGTGGAGCAGGAAAACCCGTTCCAGGCCTTCGCTGCCGGGCTCGAGGCACCCGTACACAAGCTCCGCTTCGAGGTCGACGCTGCGGTAGCAAAAGATGCCGATCGGTTCCCGGCCCTTCAGGAGCGTGACCACGCCGAGCTCCCCCCTGCGCACCCGATCGGGAAGGCTCAGGACGTACCTGCGATCGATTTCGCCCGTGGGCGGGATGCGTGCCGCCGACTCGACGAGCAGGCGCTCCGCGGCATCAGTCAGTTCGCTGCCAGTCTCCAGCGTGAAGCCTTGCGGGGACAGGACCATAACAACCGTATGTTGCTTCCCATGGAATTAAAGGTTTGGTCTTTCGAAGAGGCAAAAATCCCCGAATATTCCGCCGTATTTTACATTGACAACACTTGGTAAGCATGCGCTGTAAGCGCCTGTTTCACACCATACAACCACTCTCTGGCCGGCGGAACGCCGGCCGGCCGGCCGAAAAATCTTTTACGGTTCGGGCGTGTAGTGTACTCCATGCGCATATGCCTGGTCAACGCCCTGTTCCACCCCTTCTCGGGGGGAGTGGAGAAGCACATGTACGAACTCTCTCGTGAGCTCGTGAAGCAGGGCGTGGACGTGACGATCGTTACGGCGAGGCTGAGCGGGCTGCCGGCCTACGAGGAGATCGACGGTGTTAGAGTGCACCGGGTCCCCTGCCTGGAGATCAGAGTGCCGGGCCTGTACCCGCCCCCGTACATCGTGTCGCCGCTCTTTTCCTTTTATCTCAGGAAGCTGGACAAACAGTATAATTTCGATATTATCCACCTGCAGAACCGGTTCTTCCCGGACTTCGATACCGCGGCCATCTACGCCAGGCTTGCAAAAAAGCCGTTCATGATGACGATCCACAACGCCCGTCCTGTAGGAATCGCCCCGCAAATCACGGTGTTCGGCCTCGCGTACGACTGGCTGATCGGCCGGTGGCCGTTCGCTCTCGCCGACAGGATCATCGCAGTGTCGGAGTGGGTCAGGGGCGACATCGCGAAGTACTGGATCAACAAGGACAAGATCATACCGGTCCATAATGGCATCAACGTCAAGGATTTCCGGCCTACGGATGCCATGCGTGTAAGAACACAGTACGGGATAGGTAAAGACCCTATGCTGCTGTTCGTCGGCAGGATGATCACCCAGAAAGGAATACCTTACCTGATCGACGCCATGCCTGCCGTACTAGAAAAGCACCCTGACGTAAAGCTGTTCCTCGTCGGCCGGGGCAACGCCCTGCCGGGCTTGAAGAAGAAAGTCGCACAGATGGGCCTGGAAAAGAGCGTTTTATTCTCCGGCTACCTGAGCGAAGAGCAGCTGAAAGAGACGTACGGCACCTGCGACATTTTCGTTTTGCCGTCGGTGTGGGAAGTTCTCCCGATCGCCATTCTGGAGGCGATGTCCTCGGCGAAGCCCGTCGTCTGCACCACCGCGGGCGGAAACAGGGAGCTCGTGAGAGATGGGGTCAACGGCTACGTTGTGCCCATGCGCGATCCCGGGGCCCTCGCTGCGAAGATCAACGAGCTGCTCTCAGATAAGGTGAAGATGGCTGAGATGGGCCGGCAGAGCCGGGCCATCGCGGAGGCCGAGTTCGACTGGAAGCTCATCGCCGCGAAGACGAAGAAAGTCTACGAGGATCTGCTGAGGCAGAAAAGGCGGACCCCTTAAGTATTTATTTTTAAAGAGTAGAGTGATGGACGATAGCCGTGCCGCTTCTGCAAGACTTCGCCGCCCTGTTCGTCAGGTTCAGGAAAAACCTCCTATATCTGGGATTGTATATCCTGCTGGTCTCGGTCATCGCTTTTCCGTTCACCGGCGACGTCATCATGCGCATGAGCAA harbors:
- a CDS encoding glycosyltransferase family 4 protein yields the protein MRICLVNALFHPFSGGVEKHMYELSRELVKQGVDVTIVTARLSGLPAYEEIDGVRVHRVPCLEIRVPGLYPPPYIVSPLFSFYLRKLDKQYNFDIIHLQNRFFPDFDTAAIYARLAKKPFMMTIHNARPVGIAPQITVFGLAYDWLIGRWPFALADRIIAVSEWVRGDIAKYWINKDKIIPVHNGINVKDFRPTDAMRVRTQYGIGKDPMLLFVGRMITQKGIPYLIDAMPAVLEKHPDVKLFLVGRGNALPGLKKKVAQMGLEKSVLFSGYLSEEQLKETYGTCDIFVLPSVWEVLPIAILEAMSSAKPVVCTTAGGNRELVRDGVNGYVVPMRDPGALAAKINELLSDKVKMAEMGRQSRAIAEAEFDWKLIAAKTKKVYEDLLRQKRRTP
- a CDS encoding GNAT family N-acetyltransferase, with the protein product MVLSPQGFTLETGSELTDAAERLLVESAARIPPTGEIDRRYVLSLPDRVRRGELGVVTLLKGREPIGIFCYRSVDLEAELVYGCLEPGSEGLERVFLLHILDVLSDQAVRAVRSGFSGPGADRFAVAAIDMGFRKVPRMSMTRSVDEAEIFLYKPDPGVNVLPWSTSYFEDVCRLMYEASEAFDRAVYPLFGSPEGCRTLLLSILQDRHGLFLPELSLVATIDDQVVGLLLSSQIADGSVLILDIAVDSSHRGKGIGGKMLENLISKSAMLGRRQIVLAVTLDNEPAIGLYRKMGFRQTSIFDQYVLELEE
- a CDS encoding DEAD/DEAH box helicase; amino-acid sequence: MSGDFVSHPLLVPNTVSSRSYQETLSQKALEKSSLIVLPTGLGKTIIALLVILNRLQAGGPGAKVLMLSPTKPLVEQHASFFRKAMAIDPEKIVVFTGSTPPEERADLWDKATVIVSTPQVIENDLLCRRFTLEDVTVVVFDEAHRATGNYAYVYIAKRYMEQARSPLVLGITASPGSTPEKINEVRESLAIERVEVKTENDPDVAPYIYDKDVEWIRVNVPDKANEIRILLEAIVEDRAKKLFEMGVIYSKNIVLNKKELLLLQQRLQAAIARGSSPESYKAISVVAEIMKVGHAIDLIQTQGVLPLRRYFERMKEEASTKGGSKATRRLFEDARLQHAMRVTNETDEVNPKTEKVAEIVLEQLQANPASKVIVFTNYRDTADVVAKRLAEVEGIKPVRFVGQASKLNDKGLSQKKQVEILDRFRAGEYNTLIATSVAEEGLDIPSTDLVLFYEPVPSEIRSIQRRGRTGRNTVGRVVVLISKGTRDEAAYRSSQSKERKMYKTMQNMKDGEAMAGMLEHNSEFSQATIDDIAEEPPVEDAAVMTGGSSTVSLQPPSPASASQAKLELFAARDNGVTVLTDTREMRSQVVKKLEEHGAKLDFRTLEVGDYVLSDRVCIERKTTDDFLSTIFDANRNMFEQIINMKHEFLRPMLIIEGSGLYTKRRISPAAIQGIIASITIDYGVPVLFTADEAETASYIYSIARREQVDRKRSVHPHATKASQTLPERQEYLVSAISEVGPVIAKNLLRHFGSVKKIAEASAEELTAVERVGPKTAARIREIMDAEYRPRE